From the genome of Eucalyptus grandis isolate ANBG69807.140 chromosome 2, ASM1654582v1, whole genome shotgun sequence, one region includes:
- the LOC104435028 gene encoding agamous-like MADS-box protein AGL80 has translation MTRRKVKLEYIANDSSRRAAFKKRKKGLMKKVGELSTLCGINACAIVYGPYDRQPDLWPPSRVAVQRIISRFKEMPDMEQSKKMVSQEAYLRQRITRANDQLKKHSKENREREVTKMMFNILTSTFTGTAPVWPSLRVMDLHDLGWVVDQYCKDVVKGPKTSKRPWGSAAAKLRHPCHRRLMCQRRNILRLKEWGKWTLAYKSDHGSSTWPIPRAQCANILWERADAASFGGNPNNNTTNNPQNVVWPNSSSSSSSGNPPNVVWPNNQNVVWPNNHPFFP, from the coding sequence atGACGAGAAGGAAGGTGAAGCTTGAGTACATAGCCAACGACTCCTCGAGAAGGGCGGCattcaagaagagaaagaagggccTCATGAAGAAGGTGGGCGAGCTGAGCACCCTGTGTGGCATCAATGCATGTGCTATCGTCTACGGTCCCTATGACCGTCAGCCAGATCtctggccgccttcccgagtgGCCGTCCAGCGCATCATCTCAAGGTTTAAGGAGATGCCGGACATGGAGCAGAGCAAGAAGATGGTGAGCCAGGAGGCCTACCTGAGGCAGCGAATCACAAGGGCGAACGACCAGCTCAAGAAGCATAGCAAGGAAAACCGTGAGAGGGAGGTAACCAAAATGATGTTCAATATCTTGACTAGCACATTCACTGGCACTGCCCCGGTTTGGCCAAGCCTGAGGGTGATGGATCTCCATGACCTTGGGTGGGTGGTCGACCAATATTGTAAGGACGTCGTCAAAGGTCCGAAAACCTCAAAGAGGCCTTGGGGATCAGCGGCAGCGAAGTTGCGGCACCCCTGCCACCGCCGCCTCATGTGCCAGCGGAGGAATATCCTGAGACTGAAGGAGTGGGGCAAGTGGACACTGGCGTACAAAAGCGACCATGGTTCCTCAACTTGGCCAATCCCCAGAGCCCAATGTGCCAACATTCTCTGGGAACGAGCTGATGCTGCTTCCTTTGGTGGCAACCCCAACAACAACACCACCAACAATCCCCAAAATGTTGTTTGGCcaaacagcagcagcagcagcagcagcggcaatCCCCCAAATGTTGTCTGGCCAAACAACCAAAACGTGGTTTGGCCAAACAACCATCCCTTCTTTCCTTGA